The genomic segment ACAGTTTGGTGATGCCTGCCATCGCCTTGCGTTCCTTCTCGCTTTCGCTGATTTTCTGGAGCATGGCTTCGGCAATGTCCGTATTCTTGTGCAGGAAGTTGTCCACCTGTGTCTTGATGAAGTCGCCCACATATTTGTTGATGCTGACTCCTCCGGGTGACATCGTGAGCGAACCGAGTTTTATTTTTGTTTGCGACTCGAACATCGGTTCTTCCACATTCACGGCAATGGCAGCTACAATTCCGTTACGGATATCTGTATATTCGAAATTTTTGCCCGAGAATTCTTTGATTGTCTTTGCTATATGCTCTTTGAACGCACTTTGGTGGGTTCCGCCTTGGGTGGTGTGCTGACCATTGACGAAGGAGTAGTATTCCTCTCCGTACTGGTTGGCGTGGGTAAAAGCTATCTCGATATCTTCGCCTTTGAGATGAATGATGGGGTAGATGCCGTCGATTGTCATGCGGTCGGTGAGCAGGTCTTCAAGTCCGTTGCGGCTGACGATGCGTCGCCCGTTGTACATGATTATCAATCCCGTGTTCAGGTAAGTATAGTTGCGGAGCATGTTCTCCACGATATCGTCGTGGAAGGAATAGTTCTTGAACAGCGTATTGTCGGGTTCGAAGAAGATGAAAGTTCCTGTTTCATCCTTGCTCTTTTCCTTTTTATCGTTCTTCAGTTCCCCACGTTCGAATGTTGCTATGCGCACTTTCCCTTCGCGATAGGAGCGAACTTCAAAATGACAGCTCAGCGCATTGACGGCTTTCACACCGACACCATTCAGTCCGACACTCTTCTTAAATGCTTTCGAGTCGTATTTTCCTCCCGTGTTAAGCACCGATACGGCTTCAATGAGTTTTCCTTGCGGAATGCCACGCCCATAGTCGCGCACCGATACCCGCAGATTGTCTTCGATATCGACTTCTATCCGTTTGCCGGCATTCATCTTAAACTCGTCGATGGAGTTATCCAACACTTCCTTCAACAACACATAGATGCCATCTTCGGGAAGCGAACCGTCACCCAACCGTCCGATATACATTCCCGGACGGGTACGTACATGTTCCATGTCGCTCAGGTGGCGGATGTTGTCGTCGGTATATTTCACCGTCGGTTGTTGCTGCACATCCTCTTCGTATTCTACGTTTTGTTCCTTATATAATTCTTTTGCCATATTTTCAATCTCCAATCTCTTTCTTGTAGCACCTGCGCCGTTTGTGGTTCACTGTCTCAAAGTAACTCCACTGACTTTGCACGTTCTCGTTACTCTCCATCTCCACCTGGCTTTCGCCCCATTTGATGCCGTACTTGATATACCACGGAATCAAATGATAGAACATCAGTGCGTTCACACCTTTCGCCCTGTATTCAGGCAGCACGCCAATCATCATCAGGTCGATGATGTCGGTCTTGTGGAATTTCAAAACACGCATCACATGCCACCAACCAAAAGGCAACAAGCGCCCGCGGCGGCACTTTTGCAACGCCCGTGAAAGCGACAGCATCGTGATGCCCACGCCCACCAGCTTGTTTTCACCGTCAGTGCAGTCCTCCACGATAGGGATTAAGTTCAAATCAACATACGGGAAATACATCTTCACGTATTGGTCAATCTGCTTGTCGGTCAACTCAGAAAAACCATACAGGTCCTTGAACGTATCGTTAATCAGGTGGAATATCTTGTGAGCCATCCCTTCATCCACCTCTTTTTTGGTGAGTGTGCGCACACGCAGGTTGTAGCGCTTCATGATCATCTCCGAAATCTTCACCATCTTTTCAGGAATACGGTCAGGAACAAAAATCTTGAACTCCACGTAGTCATTGTCTTTCTCCCAGCCACCCAGCTTCTCCATGTGCTCAGGGTAGTATGGATAGTTGTAGATGGTTGCCATCGTGCCGAGTTCGTCGAATCCCCACGTGAGCATTCCTTCCGGGTCGAAATCGGTAAAGCCCAGCGGACCAATCACTTCCGTCATTCCCTTTTCCCGGCCATACCCCTCAACGGCATCCAGCAAGGCACGCGAAACGTCCATGTCGTCGATGAAGTCAATCCAACCGAAGCGTACACTCTTGCGACCCCAGCGCTCGTTGGCTTTGTGATTGATAATCGCAGCCACACGGCCAGCCACCTTCCCGTCCTTATAAGCGAGGAAATATTCAGCCTCACAGAAGTCGAAAGCGGCATTTTTCTCACAGTCCAACACGTTACGCTCATCACTGAACAAGTTGGGGACATCATACTCGTTGCCCGCATACAAGTCATAATGAAAATCAATGAAAGTTTTCAGCGCCTGCTTGTTCGCGACTTTCCTTATCTCAATACCATTCATAATCCCTTCTCTCTGCTCGTGGAGGCGAATCAGTGCATCCGCCCTGTTTAATCGTTAGATTTATCATGCAAAAATACGGAAAAACATCCAAAACACAAAATTTGAACCAAAAATCGTCGATTTTTTCCGAAAATTATTATATTTGCAGAAAAATATCATACAGAAAATCATCATGAAGAAAACCATCCTCACACTCCTTTGTCTTTGCGCACTGACAGCCATCCAGAGCTGCCAGAAAAATCTCATGGACGAAGCAGTCAAAAAACTGCAAAACAGTAAGCCGGAGACCATACACAACATCGACGGGCATAAAACCACACTCACCATTGTCACGCTATGCGACGACGGGTACATAGGCAATCTCGAGCAGCCACACGCCAATCTCTTCGTGGCAGAAAACGCCAAATTCTTCAGAAAAATCAGCGAAACACTCCCTGAAATGCAAGACCTGCAAGTCAAACTCATCTACAAGAGCAAGACCAACGGCGACGAACAAGAATTCGAATACACAACCGAAGAGTTGAAGGCGCTTACCGAAAACCCCGAAAAAACCATTCAGGAAGCACAGGAAGAACTCGCGCTTATTGAGGAATAACACGCGGGAGGAGTACCTTTCTGCAATCGTATTTCCAAGTCTTCCAGTATTCCCAGCGTCCCTTTATTTCTTCTTATATCTGTAACGCTTCATCTGATTTATTTTTGCTTGATGCTTTTCTGACATGGAAGGAACGACAGCATTCGTGCGGACTGTATCTGCAGGAAGAGGTTTTTCCCACAACTCCTCCATTCGCTCTCTGGAAAGCAACTTGCGATCAACAACATAAGATTCACCGATACAACAGACCTTGACGCCCTCCTTGATTTTTTTAGAATTGAAAAAAACTTCCATTTTACAAAAGCTGCTTTGCAAGTCTTTAACTGTCGGTTCCTCTTCGACAGAATCATAGACCTCACTCTCCTCAAGGGTGGTAATGTTAAATTGACGAAATCCAGCCAACTTAAGCCCCCAGATATTTAATTGGTGGTCTCCCTTAAAAGCCAGATAGTCACGCCCCGCAATGGTAATTCCTGCATCCCTGTTCACATGGATGAAGGCAGCTTCGTTGCCGTTCTTCTTTTTGCTTACCAACGAGTCTCCCTTTTCCTCAAGCCTCTTTTTGCGAATCTTATATGCCATGGTCTTCCCCTCAACGCAAGGCTCTATCAGTGTAAAACAAATAGCCTCAAGGGGCAAAAGCCCATCTTCGGTCAGCTTGATGTCTTTGTCATATAGCGTCTTCCGCCCGACAACATGTTCCTTCACACGCTTATTTTTCAGTTTCACGAAAGAATCAAGGTAGCCTGTCTGGTAATATTCCAAGACGGTGTCTTTCAGCTGATAAATTCTAAAATATTCCCTGATATACAGGTATTCCAGTTTCGAGCTGTTGACATTGATTTCTTCCAGACCAAGCGTGACAGGCTTCATCAACAATACCGTGTCGCAACTTGCCAGCGAATGAACGTCCAACGTCTCGTATGCAATATGGCGGACAGAAAAACCTTTTGTCTTTTGCACCTTTTCCGGCAAGATTCCATACCTGTCAGTCATGCCGACAACCCGACCGGCTCCGTCAATGACAGTTGCCTTGGCAATAGGTTGGTTGTCAACCTGGTCAAAAATACGTATCTGGGCAGACACGCGGACAGACGCTGTAAAGAAAAAGATGATAACAAGGATCCACGCCTTTCGGATGTTGAGAGTATTTTCCATAGGTCTTAGATTTGAATTAGCTACAAAGATAAACAAAAAACAGATATCTTCCAAATCATTATTCACTATTTTTCTTGTTTGACAGCTTCACCTTGACACCCTGACAGCTTCGCCGGCTATTCGCCACGAATGTATATTTATGCACTGGCTTCGGTTTTGCGCTGTTGTTTCTAAACCTCTGAATTTCAATACATTATAAAGTGGTTTCTAAAAGTTGAACTTTTAGCGTGCAAAAGTTCAACTTTCAGGAGCCAAAACTTCAACTTTTAGAATGCAAAAGTTGAACTTTTGGAAAACGAAAGTTCAACTGCATGTTTATACAACCTTTCCTGTATATTTATACACCGCTGAATATCTCTTCAAAAACTCACCTAACTCACTCCGTGGAAATGGTTCTCGAAAGAGTACAAAAAAAGCGGCTCGCTGTTCACAAATGCGGAACAGAGAGCCGCACGATTGTCTGTTGATTTCGCCCGGCTGGCAGCGTCAGTCGGAAATCATGGTGATTTCGATACGGCGATTTTGGCGCAAGAGGTCGTTCGCAACACGCTGCACATCAGTCGCAGTCACACTGTCGAGCACTTGCTCGAAATCGGTATCGTAGTCAATACCATGGCGCAGATGGTTGTAGATGACATAGTCCCAGTAGCCATTATCGCGAATATTTTGTCCGTATGCCTTGCGCAGATACTTCCTCACCTTGTCCATCGATGAGGGCAGCGGACCGTTCTTGGCAATGTTTTCAATCTGCTGATAAATGATAGGAATCAGCTCGTCGTACTTCTTCGGGTCGGTGCGGAACGTGATTTTTACAAGCGAGTTGGGAGTCGTCGTCCGTCCCATCTGGTAAGACACGCTCACGCCATAAGTGCCACCCTTCTCCTCGCGCACCGAGTCAGTATAGGCAATCGACAACACACGGGCGAGGAAATCGAGCTCAAGGTCGGTTTTCGGGGCAAAAGGCTCGGCAAACGTGTAATAGATGTTGACCAGCGCCGAAGGTGTGTTCGCCTTTTTGTGATACACATGCGTCTCGTTCGCGTCACGGACACGCGGATAAGTGTCGGCAAATGTCTCTTTCCTGCCATGCGAGGGCAGCGTGGCGACATACTGACAGAGCAGCGGACGGAGCGCATCCATATCCACATTTCCCACCAGCACCATCTTGAAACCGGAGGCATCGCTGAAGCGTTCGCGGTAAATCTGCATGATGCGGTCGTAGTCAATCGACTTGAGATGCTCGCGGCGGAGGGGTTCCACGCGCGGATGATTGCCGTAAAGAATGACGCGGGTCGTGTCGTTGTAACCCACTTGCGGGCTCGCTTCACGGTTGGTCAGGAACGACTCCATGCGGTTCAGCTCGCCATTGAACGCCGTCGAGTCTGTGCGCGGACTGGTGAAATAGAGGTAGGTCAGCTCCATCAGCGTCTTGAGGTCTTTCGGCGACGACGTGCCGTTGATGGATTGCGTCTCATCGCCTATGGACGGGCGCACACTGACAATTTTCGATGCCAACTTCTTCTGCAGGGTCAGCACATCAAACTCACCCACGCCAGCCTTCATCACCGAACCGCTGATGAAAGAGAAATTGTGCACGTCCTTGTCTGGATAGAGCGATGTGCCACCCTCACCGTAGAAACGCATCATCACTTGGTCCTTGCTGAAGTCGGTCGGTTTGACATACACCTTCACACCATTGCTCAACGTCAGTTCCTTCGCTCCGAAGCGATAGTCGCGCTCACTCACGATAGTGCCCGGCTGCGGCAACTTGGCAATCAGTTCTTCGGATACCTGTTCCTCCCGGTAAGCCTCATAACGGCGCGCCTGAGCGGCTTCCACCCACTGCTTCATCTGCTCTCCCGTCGGTTCTGTGAAGCCCTCTTTGTTCGGGAAATAGCAGACAAGCACCTGGTTGCGGTCGGTAATCAGCTCAGGGACAGCCTTGTTCACCTCGTCGAGCGTCACCTCACGGTCGAACCGGCGCGTCATCTCCAACTGTTCCTCAGCCGACAGCATCGGTTCGGAAGTGAGAAAATGATTGACCGCCTTGCTTACGAAATGGCGGTTCTGACGGTCGTTGCGCTCGGCGTATTGCCTTTCCACCGCCTTCATGCGCAACGCTTTCGCACGCTCCAGCTCCGAAGCGGTAAAACCATGCTGGCGCGCCTGTTCAGCCATACCGATGACGGCGTCGAACGAACCACGGATATTCTCCTGGCGGCAACCGAAATTCAACGTGAATGCCTCCTTCGTGCGCGAAATGAAGAATGTTCCCGCACGCACCGAAGCACTCAATACGGGCGGCACCGCCTCATGCTGCAACTCTTGCAGACGGTTACGCAACATGGAGGCAATGAGACCGTCCACATATTCGCCACGCTGCGATGACACAAGGTGCTTTTCCGAGTCGGGAGCTGCATCGCGCTTCATATAAAGATGTGCCAGCATGATAGGCTGTTCGCTGTCACGGTCCGTAGCCACAATCATCTCATCATTGTCGCCGACGGGATAATAAATGCGCTCGGCGGGATTCTTCGGTGCAGGAATCTTTCCGAAAAGCTTCTTAATCTGTCGCTCGGTGCGGTCCACATCAATGTCGCCGACAACAATAATCGCCTGCAGGTCAGGGCGATACCACTTCTGGTAGTAGTCGCGCAAATCCTGATAAGGGAAGTTATCCACAATATCCATCGAACCGATAGGCAGGCAGTCTTCGTATTTCGTACCTTTATAGATGGTCGGCAACAGGTTTTCCATCATCCGCTGCGTGGCTCTCGTGGCACGTCGTGTGCGCCATTCCTCGTGAATCACGCCACGCTCCTTGTCAATCTCCTCATCCTCAAGCAGAAGCGAGTGGCTCCAGTCATGCAGGATAAGCAGGCACGAGTCGATAATCCCCTGACGGC from the Prevotella sp. Rep29 genome contains:
- a CDS encoding pitrilysin family protein, with translation MKKTLILLLLTLLTIGSSRAQSVRQDDSYRMGKLKNGLTYYIRHNAKEPGLAEFYIAQRVGSILEEPRQRGLAHFLEHMAFNGTEHFRGKGKSPSIVPWCESIGVKFGANLNAYTSVDQTVYNISAVPVSRQGIIDSCLLILHDWSHSLLLEDEEIDKERGVIHEEWRTRRATRATQRMMENLLPTIYKGTKYEDCLPIGSMDIVDNFPYQDLRDYYQKWYRPDLQAIIVVGDIDVDRTERQIKKLFGKIPAPKNPAERIYYPVGDNDEMIVATDRDSEQPIMLAHLYMKRDAAPDSEKHLVSSQRGEYVDGLIASMLRNRLQELQHEAVPPVLSASVRAGTFFISRTKEAFTLNFGCRQENIRGSFDAVIGMAEQARQHGFTASELERAKALRMKAVERQYAERNDRQNRHFVSKAVNHFLTSEPMLSAEEQLEMTRRFDREVTLDEVNKAVPELITDRNQVLVCYFPNKEGFTEPTGEQMKQWVEAAQARRYEAYREEQVSEELIAKLPQPGTIVSERDYRFGAKELTLSNGVKVYVKPTDFSKDQVMMRFYGEGGTSLYPDKDVHNFSFISGSVMKAGVGEFDVLTLQKKLASKIVSVRPSIGDETQSINGTSSPKDLKTLMELTYLYFTSPRTDSTAFNGELNRMESFLTNREASPQVGYNDTTRVILYGNHPRVEPLRREHLKSIDYDRIMQIYRERFSDASGFKMVLVGNVDMDALRPLLCQYVATLPSHGRKETFADTYPRVRDANETHVYHKKANTPSALVNIYYTFAEPFAPKTDLELDFLARVLSIAYTDSVREEKGGTYGVSVSYQMGRTTTPNSLVKITFRTDPKKYDELIPIIYQQIENIAKNGPLPSSMDKVRKYLRKAYGQNIRDNGYWDYVIYNHLRHGIDYDTDFEQVLDSVTATDVQRVANDLLRQNRRIEITMISD
- a CDS encoding N-acetyltransferase — protein: MNGIEIRKVANKQALKTFIDFHYDLYAGNEYDVPNLFSDERNVLDCEKNAAFDFCEAEYFLAYKDGKVAGRVAAIINHKANERWGRKSVRFGWIDFIDDMDVSRALLDAVEGYGREKGMTEVIGPLGFTDFDPEGMLTWGFDELGTMATIYNYPYYPEHMEKLGGWEKDNDYVEFKIFVPDRIPEKMVKISEMIMKRYNLRVRTLTKKEVDEGMAHKIFHLINDTFKDLYGFSELTDKQIDQYVKMYFPYVDLNLIPIVEDCTDGENKLVGVGITMLSLSRALQKCRRGRLLPFGWWHVMRVLKFHKTDIIDLMMIGVLPEYRAKGVNALMFYHLIPWYIKYGIKWGESQVEMESNENVQSQWSYFETVNHKRRRCYKKEIGD
- a CDS encoding DNA topoisomerase IV subunit B — its product is MAKELYKEQNVEYEEDVQQQPTVKYTDDNIRHLSDMEHVRTRPGMYIGRLGDGSLPEDGIYVLLKEVLDNSIDEFKMNAGKRIEVDIEDNLRVSVRDYGRGIPQGKLIEAVSVLNTGGKYDSKAFKKSVGLNGVGVKAVNALSCHFEVRSYREGKVRIATFERGELKNDKKEKSKDETGTFIFFEPDNTLFKNYSFHDDIVENMLRNYTYLNTGLIIMYNGRRIVSRNGLEDLLTDRMTIDGIYPIIHLKGEDIEIAFTHANQYGEEYYSFVNGQHTTQGGTHQSAFKEHIAKTIKEFSGKNFEYTDIRNGIVAAIAVNVEEPMFESQTKIKLGSLTMSPGGVSINKYVGDFIKTQVDNFLHKNTDIAEAMLQKISESEKERKAMAGITKLSRERAKKANLNNRKLRDCYIHYSDTKNDRKEESCIFITEGDSASGSITKSRDVNTQAVFSLRGKPLNSYGLTKRVVYENEEFNLLQAALDIEDGLDTLRYNKVIVATDADVDGMHIRLLIITFFLQFFPELIKKGHVYVLQTPLFRVRNRRTKIKKKKVLEEADAHLNKGEKKGDFITRYCYSDDERLQAIADLGPDPEITRFKGLGEISPDEFSHFIGPDIRLEQVTLHKNDQVQKLLEYYMGKNTMERQNFIIDNLVIEEDLPDEENA